A genomic region of Yoonia sp. BS5-3 contains the following coding sequences:
- the repC gene encoding replication initiation protein RepC — translation MHSIAARIERYDHHTEGFPTLPDGMERDGFIRLFENVAPTMFNLTDAEVSTFVRMAEDPRPSDWKSPDREPCCYRRQGEIAARRSKSRYSIARHEKRLAAVGLIDKRTMAHGGRSGFDGCGVFFSCAIALVPAMLAHQHQQDALNKERNLLCNTRSIHKGHLKAAINDLADLGADTSQIEAEYEAWPDARQLRRIDMDDLRQHVAEADLLTQQTINLLNETQDMQHGCSTSATPYIQDTTQDFKPVCNASVNKRSAGKPAHSGYDGSEPNGPEHCREKDDERSRETSKGEIRLKLSGPILYGLASPDMQLYIDARTSGRPPTEHDVSAAAVQMLPELGINQTAWRDACEVMGHNDALLALIITDANRFTPEIRVQNPGGYLRGMTSAARNGTLNLVGSLKALAERKDQQSR, via the coding sequence ATGCACAGCATTGCAGCTCGTATTGAGAGATACGATCACCACACCGAAGGGTTTCCCACCCTGCCAGACGGCATGGAGCGTGACGGCTTCATCCGCTTGTTTGAGAACGTCGCACCGACGATGTTCAATCTAACTGACGCGGAAGTTTCCACTTTCGTCCGCATGGCAGAAGATCCCCGGCCAAGCGACTGGAAGTCGCCCGACCGCGAACCCTGTTGCTACCGTAGGCAGGGCGAGATTGCCGCGAGACGCAGCAAATCCCGTTACAGCATCGCCCGACACGAAAAGCGGCTTGCTGCCGTGGGCCTGATCGACAAACGCACAATGGCGCATGGCGGCAGGTCAGGGTTTGATGGGTGCGGCGTGTTCTTCTCGTGCGCAATCGCACTGGTCCCCGCCATGCTCGCTCACCAGCACCAACAGGACGCGCTAAACAAAGAGCGCAACCTCCTGTGCAACACACGCAGCATCCACAAGGGCCATCTAAAGGCCGCCATCAATGACCTGGCCGACCTTGGGGCCGACACGTCGCAGATCGAAGCGGAATACGAAGCGTGGCCGGATGCACGGCAACTGAGGCGGATCGACATGGACGATCTTCGTCAACACGTCGCAGAGGCCGACTTACTCACACAGCAGACCATCAATTTATTGAATGAAACACAAGATATGCAACACGGGTGCAGCACAAGTGCTACCCCCTATATACAAGATACAACCCAAGACTTTAAACCTGTCTGTAACGCAAGCGTGAATAAAAGGAGCGCGGGCAAGCCCGCGCACTCTGGATATGATGGTTCAGAGCCTAACGGCCCTGAACATTGCAGAGAAAAAGATGATGAAAGGTCGCGCGAAACAAGCAAGGGCGAAATTCGATTAAAGCTGTCAGGACCGATCCTTTATGGTCTCGCATCGCCGGACATGCAGCTTTACATCGACGCAAGGACCAGTGGACGACCCCCCACCGAGCATGACGTTTCTGCCGCAGCCGTGCAGATGCTTCCCGAATTGGGGATCAATCAAACGGCATGGCGTGACGCTTGCGAAGTGATGGGCCACAATGACGCCCTTCTCGCCTTGATCATCACAGATGCAAACAGGTTTACACCGGAAATCCGTGTTCAAAACCCCGGCGGATACCTTCGTGGCATGACAAGTGCAGCCCGCAACGGCACCCTGAATCTCGTCGGTAGCTTGAAAGCACTGGCCGAGCGGAAAGATCAGCAAAGCAGATGA
- a CDS encoding alpha/beta hydrolase — MMEQAKYYSDIADGPETANAYWMTTDDNVRVRVGIYATNTEAKGTILLMLGRFGYMERYGRVAKTFADNGYSTAVIDWRSQGLSDRMADDPQAGHIHRFSDYQKDVAALLAAVEELELPKPYYLVGVSMGACIGLRAMLDDLPVDAAAFISPMWGIKMSTLQRVAAWPISWASQKVGLSHKYVPGESGDIYVLNTPFEDNNLTHNADMYDYWVDQAKKAPELQIGGPTLSWLYEALSECRSLSSVPSPDIPCITFCGELDQLVDNSSIKRRMEQWPDGQFAMIRNAKHDVLTETEEVGGDVMGQIFQFFAENTK, encoded by the coding sequence ATGATGGAACAGGCGAAATACTACAGCGACATTGCTGATGGACCCGAAACGGCCAACGCGTACTGGATGACCACAGATGACAACGTGCGCGTTCGCGTGGGCATCTACGCAACCAATACTGAGGCCAAAGGGACAATCCTGCTCATGCTAGGCAGGTTCGGATACATGGAGCGATACGGGCGTGTCGCAAAGACCTTTGCCGACAACGGCTATTCAACAGCAGTGATTGACTGGCGTAGCCAGGGATTGTCAGATCGGATGGCTGATGATCCACAAGCGGGTCATATTCACCGTTTTTCTGATTATCAAAAGGATGTTGCCGCCCTACTGGCAGCGGTCGAGGAACTTGAGCTTCCAAAACCATACTATCTTGTTGGGGTATCTATGGGGGCTTGCATCGGTCTTCGTGCGATGCTCGATGATCTTCCTGTAGACGCCGCCGCTTTTATTTCCCCCATGTGGGGAATCAAAATGTCCACCCTTCAACGAGTGGCAGCTTGGCCCATATCATGGGCCTCTCAAAAGGTCGGCTTGAGCCACAAATACGTTCCCGGCGAGAGTGGCGATATCTACGTTCTGAACACACCGTTTGAAGACAACAATTTAACCCATAACGCTGATATGTATGATTATTGGGTTGATCAGGCAAAGAAAGCCCCAGAGCTTCAAATCGGCGGGCCAACACTGTCCTGGCTGTACGAAGCCCTCTCCGAATGTCGTAGCCTATCAAGTGTTCCGTCACCTGATATCCCATGCATTACATTTTGCGGCGAATTGGATCAGCTGGTGGACAACTCGTCTATCAAGCGTCGGATGGAGCAGTGGCCGGACGGCCAATTCGCTATGATCAGAAACGCGAAGCATGACGTTCTTACCGAAACTGAGGAAGTTGGCGGCGACGTCATGGGCCAAATTTTCCAGTTCTTTGCTGAGAACACCAAATAA
- a CDS encoding RcgA family putative transporter, producing MCLKSLQLHDRIRKEAQRNEKISSSSLIKNGKYFVAPQKTEDNFKVLFARLAAAGAGRPVNASGFPDGPWTPDALMEAICLLEENEKGINLRIVQLWFQDNDHGIGPENIKWLARIFGCDDPEATSLWQAEIAASKERLTKERKAKQLSKKHTTSDEAKETDQPVTTGEAETQHQSPSIQPEKPASRTLAEKTEWILSGSGSMNLLVVYWLVFCGLGFLNYALGTLSVTYEPVEGLSKQVGFIWAPTLNALPLIALPLYIYFVGDLNTYWKRVGRGNCISVDSKSVTAHRNVAWYAKVNDFSFSFWAIALFCFLFVCCFQWFGIYLPAYLSGDANGVQIDRYLVTLVRPEVISIPEAMILSAIGYLYTASYIAVFMFGLLFLVIVVFDFHDICTTLVLEGRTINRRQILKEGQKIVWGSFRVAVLGLWLATLIKLQVTYLSSDSPNFVQWIKTDALSFFRVGSTRNGWLDNTSITHFTTFLMVVVTATIFVFSVMKVQNIFQRLSIYGEDLSFARDGREVVRMLFVIGLLSVNLVLVGRFDGFSLLLALSIIASTRVLSGPKLQTFLGG from the coding sequence TTGTGCTTAAAATCTCTGCAATTGCACGATAGAATACGCAAAGAAGCGCAAAGGAACGAAAAAATTTCTAGTAGTTCACTGATTAAAAACGGTAAATATTTTGTTGCACCGCAGAAAACCGAAGACAACTTCAAGGTGCTTTTTGCGCGCCTCGCCGCTGCCGGTGCTGGCCGACCTGTAAATGCGAGCGGCTTTCCAGATGGACCGTGGACACCGGATGCGCTTATGGAAGCCATCTGTTTGCTTGAAGAGAACGAAAAGGGAATCAATCTGCGGATTGTGCAGCTATGGTTCCAGGATAACGATCACGGAATTGGTCCCGAAAACATCAAGTGGCTTGCTCGGATTTTCGGTTGTGACGATCCAGAAGCAACGAGCCTATGGCAAGCCGAAATTGCGGCATCCAAGGAACGCCTTACCAAAGAGCGCAAAGCCAAACAACTTTCCAAGAAGCACACAACATCGGACGAAGCCAAAGAGACAGATCAACCAGTCACTACTGGTGAAGCGGAAACACAGCATCAAAGTCCATCGATCCAACCGGAAAAACCGGCGAGCCGAACGTTGGCAGAGAAGACAGAGTGGATTTTAAGCGGTTCAGGGTCGATGAACCTTCTCGTTGTGTATTGGCTCGTGTTCTGTGGTCTTGGCTTTTTGAACTACGCACTTGGAACGTTGAGTGTGACATATGAACCGGTCGAAGGGCTGTCCAAACAAGTCGGTTTCATCTGGGCACCAACGCTCAACGCCCTACCCCTAATAGCTCTACCGCTCTACATATACTTTGTTGGAGACCTCAACACATACTGGAAGCGAGTAGGCCGAGGTAACTGCATATCAGTGGATTCCAAATCCGTCACGGCGCATCGAAACGTGGCTTGGTACGCGAAGGTCAATGACTTCTCGTTCTCGTTCTGGGCCATCGCGTTGTTCTGCTTTCTGTTCGTTTGCTGCTTCCAGTGGTTCGGTATTTACCTGCCTGCGTATCTGTCCGGTGACGCTAATGGCGTTCAAATAGACCGATACCTTGTGACACTTGTGCGGCCAGAGGTGATTTCCATTCCAGAAGCTATGATCTTGTCTGCGATCGGATACCTTTACACCGCGTCATATATCGCGGTCTTCATGTTCGGATTGTTGTTTCTGGTGATCGTCGTTTTCGATTTTCATGATATTTGCACCACCTTGGTTCTCGAAGGGAGAACCATCAATCGACGGCAAATCTTGAAGGAAGGTCAAAAAATTGTATGGGGCAGCTTCCGTGTTGCCGTCCTCGGCCTTTGGCTCGCGACCCTTATTAAGCTGCAAGTAACCTATCTGTCGTCAGACAGCCCAAATTTCGTGCAGTGGATCAAGACGGACGCTCTATCATTCTTCAGAGTGGGTTCGACAAGGAACGGGTGGTTGGACAACACTTCCATTACCCACTTTACCACATTTCTAATGGTCGTGGTCACAGCGACCATCTTTGTATTCTCAGTCATGAAGGTTCAGAATATTTTCCAGCGACTTTCAATCTATGGCGAAGATCTTTCTTTCGCTCGCGATGGGCGGGAGGTTGTAAGAATGTTGTTTGTGATCGGGTTACTTTCTGTAAACTTAGTCTTGGTCGGTCGGTTTGATGGATTCTCACTACTCTTGGCGTTGAGCATCATCGCCTCGACGCGCGTCTTGTCTGGGCCAAAACTGCAAACTTTCTTAGGTGGATGA
- a CDS encoding ABC-three component system protein encodes MIHSITSDLNSFKSLTFGQGLNIVLAEKGAEATDRQTRNGAGKSSFVELVHFIFGSNADKKSIFRSDTLIPHTFEIQAGIGGHVMTAARSGSKPSRIRIQGETAHWPIKPDLETKTGDLVLSQANWKLVLGALFFDLPTNEDARGRFGPTFRSMFPYFARRQNSGAFSHPTKNSEDQSSWNQQVGLSYLLGLDASISQQFQETRDQEKAMKELRKAAKQGSLGDFYGSSAQFRTRLTVAQGKADRLRQQIATFNVVPEYTALEKEASEITRAISTMNNDNLIDRDLILQLTKALESEEPPAISNVEKVYNEAGVVLPGTVGKRFEEVSAFHEAIVRNRKAHLTGEISSAEKRIEERNEERAELDRRRQEIMGILKSGGALDHYTKLQEELGRSEADVEALRQQLEIAERIESTQVQLDIERARLQQALQSDLHERSGIVEEAILVFENLSNALYEQAGNLEIGATDNGPTFDVTIDAQRSKGINNMQIFCFDLMLSELATKRGLGPGFLIHDSHLFDGVDERQVAKALQLGAEHAERVGFQYIVTMNSDALPQDGFHDDFDVWKHVNPTRLYDEEETGGLFGVRF; translated from the coding sequence ATGATCCATTCCATCACCAGCGACTTAAATAGCTTCAAGTCCCTTACGTTCGGGCAGGGTCTCAATATCGTCCTTGCCGAAAAGGGGGCCGAAGCAACCGATCGTCAGACCCGCAACGGTGCTGGCAAGTCGAGCTTTGTCGAGCTGGTTCACTTCATATTTGGCAGCAACGCGGACAAGAAAAGCATTTTCCGATCTGACACCCTGATCCCCCATACGTTCGAGATCCAAGCGGGCATCGGCGGCCATGTGATGACCGCAGCTCGCTCAGGCTCGAAACCCTCAAGGATACGGATACAGGGCGAGACCGCGCATTGGCCGATCAAGCCCGATCTTGAAACAAAGACCGGTGACTTGGTTTTATCGCAAGCAAATTGGAAGTTAGTTCTCGGAGCCCTTTTTTTCGATCTTCCGACTAACGAAGATGCCCGTGGCCGATTTGGCCCGACATTTCGATCAATGTTTCCTTATTTCGCCCGCCGCCAGAACAGTGGAGCGTTTTCGCATCCGACGAAAAACTCAGAAGATCAGTCCAGCTGGAACCAGCAAGTTGGCTTATCTTACCTTCTTGGTCTGGACGCGAGTATTTCGCAACAATTTCAGGAAACCCGCGATCAAGAGAAGGCTATGAAAGAACTGCGCAAGGCGGCGAAACAAGGCAGCCTTGGGGACTTTTATGGAAGCTCCGCACAGTTTCGAACTCGTCTGACGGTTGCTCAGGGGAAGGCTGACCGGCTACGCCAGCAGATCGCAACCTTTAACGTGGTCCCGGAGTATACCGCCCTCGAAAAAGAGGCGTCGGAAATCACCCGAGCGATCTCCACGATGAACAATGATAATCTCATCGACCGGGACCTGATACTGCAACTGACCAAAGCGCTTGAGAGTGAAGAACCACCGGCAATCTCCAATGTCGAAAAGGTTTATAACGAAGCCGGGGTTGTCTTGCCTGGGACTGTAGGCAAGCGTTTCGAAGAGGTGTCTGCGTTTCACGAAGCTATCGTCAGAAACCGGAAGGCGCACCTGACAGGCGAAATATCATCTGCGGAGAAGCGGATTGAAGAGCGAAATGAAGAACGGGCAGAGTTGGATCGCCGCCGACAGGAGATTATGGGCATCCTCAAGTCAGGCGGTGCGCTGGATCACTACACCAAATTGCAGGAAGAACTTGGCCGGTCTGAGGCTGATGTAGAGGCTTTGCGCCAGCAGCTGGAAATCGCTGAGCGGATCGAAAGCACGCAGGTTCAACTCGACATCGAGCGCGCCCGCCTACAGCAAGCGCTGCAATCCGACCTGCACGAGAGAAGCGGGATCGTTGAGGAAGCGATCCTTGTGTTCGAAAACCTCTCAAACGCTCTTTATGAGCAGGCGGGTAACCTCGAAATCGGTGCCACCGACAACGGACCCACGTTCGACGTGACGATTGATGCACAGCGCAGCAAAGGCATCAACAACATGCAGATTTTCTGCTTCGATCTGATGCTGTCAGAACTGGCGACGAAACGAGGGCTGGGTCCGGGTTTTCTGATCCATGATAGCCACCTTTTTGACGGTGTTGATGAGAGACAGGTCGCGAAGGCACTTCAGCTCGGAGCCGAACATGCCGAGCGTGTCGGGTTCCAATACATCGTCACGATGAACTCTGATGCTTTGCCGCAAGACGGCTTTCATGATGACTTCGACGTATGGAAGCATGTGAATCCCACGCGACTATACGACGAGGAAGAGACGGGCGGCCTCTTCGGTGTTCGGTTTTGA
- a CDS encoding ABC-three component system middle component 6 — protein MILPTKHIRPERALLTVGAEVLACLNRPMTVSKVWDEVREQRGKSVGTAPINYDWFVLALNLLFMLNAVTFENGLLRKAVT, from the coding sequence ATGATTCTTCCGACCAAACATATCCGGCCTGAACGCGCTCTGCTTACGGTTGGAGCAGAAGTCCTCGCCTGCCTCAATCGTCCGATGACGGTTTCGAAGGTATGGGACGAAGTGCGCGAGCAACGCGGTAAATCTGTCGGCACTGCGCCCATAAACTATGATTGGTTCGTTTTGGCACTCAATCTGCTTTTCATGTTGAATGCCGTCACGTTCGAGAACGGCCTTCTACGGAAAGCGGTGACATGA
- a CDS encoding ABC-three component system protein, whose protein sequence is MDELQRFIFQIKFENAFLKNEGQAFEDMFAAIMGHTFPGDFQPVRAYGNKGDRKSDGYRASDKTIFQCYGPRSTKLDAMQAKVDTDFNGALGHWGARMERWIFVHNDMDGLPADVVQQLVDLEAANPTVKLGSMGYAELFDVVMSLTPTQLTDLFGAAPTQTTLSQLEFMELQPVILAIPRMEPDDNPPLTAPSATKLQANDLSDAAAGLLRVGRRQERLVERFFEQYPVPNFGEEIAQGFRDRYQALRDEGASPDAVFAELQQFAGGMSGSPEHQAAVLAVMSYFFERCDIFEDHIEEGAAT, encoded by the coding sequence ATGGATGAGCTTCAGCGCTTCATTTTCCAGATCAAATTTGAGAATGCCTTCCTGAAGAACGAAGGGCAGGCATTCGAAGACATGTTCGCCGCGATCATGGGACATACCTTTCCCGGCGATTTCCAGCCTGTACGTGCATACGGAAACAAGGGCGACCGGAAGAGCGATGGCTACCGGGCAAGCGACAAAACCATCTTTCAGTGCTACGGACCCCGCAGCACTAAGCTCGATGCCATGCAGGCAAAGGTCGATACTGATTTCAACGGCGCACTCGGCCATTGGGGTGCGCGGATGGAGAGATGGATCTTTGTCCATAATGATATGGACGGCCTTCCGGCCGATGTCGTGCAGCAACTTGTCGATTTGGAAGCTGCAAACCCCACCGTGAAACTTGGGTCGATGGGCTATGCCGAGTTGTTCGATGTCGTGATGTCGCTAACGCCAACGCAGCTTACGGACCTTTTCGGTGCGGCTCCGACGCAGACGACGCTTTCGCAGTTGGAGTTCATGGAGCTTCAACCCGTGATCCTCGCGATCCCGCGCATGGAGCCTGACGATAATCCTCCGCTCACGGCGCCCTCAGCCACGAAATTGCAAGCAAACGACCTCTCTGACGCCGCCGCCGGCCTGCTTCGTGTAGGGCGTCGCCAAGAGCGTCTGGTCGAACGCTTCTTCGAGCAGTATCCAGTTCCAAACTTTGGCGAGGAGATCGCGCAAGGTTTCAGAGACCGTTATCAAGCTCTCCGGGACGAAGGCGCGAGTCCCGATGCCGTTTTCGCAGAGCTCCAACAGTTTGCGGGGGGCATGTCGGGTAGCCCCGAACATCAGGCCGCTGTTCTCGCTGTTATGTCGTATTTCTTCGAGCGCTGCGACATTTTCGAGGATCATATTGAGGAGGGTGCAGCAACATGA
- a CDS encoding recombinase family protein gives MHKAVMKIGYARVSTDEQNLDLQIEALTEAGCGRIVTDKAQSGATVAETRTGFSEAMDLLGEGDTLVVWKLDRVGRSIADLIHLLKLFGDRGIEFRSLTDGIDTTTAGGRLVFHIMGALAEFERDLIRERTTAGLKAAKKRGKRLGRPPALTPTQIAHAKRAIQTKRETVSGMAEILGVNRSTIQRALAATT, from the coding sequence ATGCACAAAGCTGTCATGAAAATCGGCTATGCACGCGTGTCTACAGACGAACAGAACCTTGATCTACAGATCGAGGCGCTGACTGAAGCCGGGTGCGGTCGCATCGTCACTGACAAGGCGCAGAGCGGAGCGACGGTGGCAGAGACCCGGACAGGTTTTTCCGAGGCGATGGATCTGTTGGGCGAAGGCGATACTTTGGTTGTCTGGAAGCTGGACAGGGTAGGGCGGTCTATTGCGGACCTGATTCATCTTCTGAAGCTTTTTGGAGACCGTGGCATCGAGTTCCGCAGTTTGACGGACGGGATCGACACGACAACCGCAGGTGGAAGGTTAGTGTTTCACATCATGGGCGCGCTTGCCGAATTCGAGCGTGACCTCATCAGAGAGCGGACCACAGCGGGGCTAAAAGCCGCAAAGAAGCGCGGCAAGCGTCTGGGTCGGCCGCCGGCCCTTACGCCAACACAAATCGCACACGCCAAACGGGCCATCCAGACGAAACGTGAAACTGTCTCAGGCATGGCGGAAATACTGGGGGTCAACAGAAGCACGATCCAGCGCGCCTTGGCGGCGACTACGTGA